One segment of Halomonas sp. TD01 DNA contains the following:
- a CDS encoding ShlB/FhaC/HecB family hemolysin secretion/activation protein, protein MSVRDRLIITKIKIKVVFKAADAWFYDRDISVKNNYQKLSFCWPVSLGRACLCLFLMCIASNAVAQSSVDLDNESLRQFRQEQERLRQQREQLQPQSDVRLSPLHDPKVPLVFPATETPCFEISSIYLNVINRGSQDWNWLYDYVNDPQDSQPALSRCLGAQGVSVIMARLQQALVQKGWTTTRILAPPQDLSSGELRLDILEGVISDIRFAEEYGQRATLFNTIPTHAGRVLNLRDIEQGLENFRRVPTVEADISIEPGEEPGQSELIIRHKQAFPFRVHASVDDSGNESTGKYQGAFTLSYDNLLTLSDLFYITLQSELGGKDPGDRGNSGHALHYSVPWGYSLLSFNSSSTRYHQTIAGAFQDYVYSGTSDQYDAQLSRVLQRDQAGKTTGVIRAFHRRSNNYIDDTEIEVQRRAVSGVDISLGHRRSVGSGVWEAVLTHRRGIGAWGALPAPEEAFGEGTSRMRMWLLNASVSIPFDFVHQRWNYHGSFRGQWHETPLTPQDRFSIGGRYSVRGFDGVSMLSGDSGLLLRNEVSMQLGQSPYSVYSGLDWGRVSGPSNQMQLGNEMAGAVVGLRTRWNTGPVQSNIDLFLGQPLHKPEGFRTASQDYGFSFHIQF, encoded by the coding sequence ATGTCTGTTAGGGATAGATTAATTATAACTAAAATTAAGATAAAAGTAGTTTTCAAGGCTGCTGATGCTTGGTTTTACGATAGGGATATCTCTGTTAAAAATAATTATCAAAAATTGAGTTTTTGCTGGCCTGTGTCCTTAGGAAGGGCTTGTTTGTGCCTGTTTTTGATGTGTATTGCGAGTAATGCCGTCGCACAGAGTTCAGTGGATCTTGACAACGAGTCCCTGCGCCAATTTCGGCAGGAGCAAGAGAGACTAAGGCAGCAGCGCGAGCAGCTTCAGCCTCAGAGCGATGTACGACTATCTCCCCTGCATGATCCCAAAGTTCCGCTTGTTTTTCCCGCGACAGAGACGCCTTGTTTTGAAATCAGCAGTATCTATCTAAACGTTATTAACAGGGGGAGTCAGGACTGGAATTGGCTATATGACTATGTTAACGACCCTCAAGATAGTCAGCCGGCGCTTAGTCGTTGCTTAGGAGCTCAGGGAGTGAGCGTCATTATGGCTCGCCTGCAGCAAGCGTTGGTTCAGAAGGGCTGGACAACCACACGCATTCTTGCGCCCCCGCAAGATTTGTCGTCTGGAGAGTTGCGCCTAGATATCTTAGAAGGCGTGATTAGTGATATTCGCTTTGCGGAGGAATATGGTCAGCGCGCGACTCTTTTCAACACCATTCCAACCCATGCTGGTCGGGTTCTCAATTTGCGCGATATTGAACAGGGACTTGAAAATTTCAGACGTGTGCCAACAGTTGAAGCTGATATCTCGATTGAGCCTGGTGAAGAACCAGGTCAAAGCGAACTGATAATCCGCCACAAGCAGGCTTTTCCTTTCAGAGTACATGCATCGGTTGATGATTCAGGCAATGAAAGCACAGGAAAATACCAAGGGGCTTTTACACTCAGCTACGATAACCTTTTGACACTAAGCGACCTGTTCTACATTACTCTGCAGTCTGAATTAGGAGGTAAAGATCCTGGAGACCGAGGCAACTCTGGGCATGCTTTACATTACTCCGTCCCCTGGGGGTACAGTCTCCTATCATTCAATAGTTCTAGCACTCGATATCATCAAACTATTGCTGGTGCTTTTCAGGACTATGTTTATTCGGGTACAAGCGATCAATACGATGCACAGCTTTCACGTGTCCTTCAGCGTGACCAGGCAGGTAAAACCACAGGCGTTATACGTGCATTTCACCGGCGCTCAAACAACTACATAGATGATACGGAAATTGAGGTGCAGCGTCGTGCTGTATCTGGGGTGGATATCAGTCTTGGTCATCGTCGTAGCGTTGGTTCGGGGGTGTGGGAAGCAGTCCTCACTCATCGTAGGGGCATCGGTGCATGGGGGGCATTGCCCGCCCCCGAAGAAGCATTCGGTGAAGGCACGTCACGTATGCGAATGTGGTTACTGAATGCCAGTGTGAGTATTCCTTTTGATTTTGTCCATCAGCGTTGGAACTACCACGGTAGCTTTCGTGGACAGTGGCATGAAACCCCTCTAACTCCCCAAGATCGATTTTCTATCGGTGGACGTTATTCCGTGCGCGGCTTTGATGGTGTGAGCATGCTCAGTGGTGACAGTGGCCTTTTATTGCGTAACGAAGTTTCCATGCAGCTTGGTCAAAGCCCCTACAGCGTGTACTCAGGGTTAGATTGGGGACGGGTCAGCGGACCCTCTAATCAAATGCAACTGGGTAACGAAATGGCTGGGGCGGTAGTGGGTCTGCGTACGCGATGGAACACAGGGCCAGTGCAAAGCAATATCGATCTTTTCTTAGGTCAGCCACTTCATAAACCTGAGGGGTTCAGAACCGCCAGTCAGGATTACGGATTTAGTTTTCATATTCAATTTTGA